In Pararge aegeria chromosome 27, ilParAegt1.1, whole genome shotgun sequence, one genomic interval encodes:
- the LOC120635574 gene encoding uncharacterized protein LOC120635574, producing MRRNGQTYRVISRDLRRPVSTNHRSIQRFRETGNEQDKAEKDALRVGMIVSFGFVYVVCLTAVQARHELDAVRGVTVSERTVRGRFEEAGLGSFVLDVNHRRNRLTIAQEHRLWNADQ from the coding sequence ATGCGAAGAAATGGTCAAACCTACAGAGTGATATCCAGAGATCTTCGTCGACCAGTTTCAACGAACCATCGCAGTATCCAACGGTTCAGGGAGACCGGTAATGAGCAGGACAAGGCAGAAAAAGACGCACTTCGAGTAGGGATGATCGTTTCATTCGGCTTCGTGTACGTAGTTTGTTTGACGGCCGTGCAAGCCCGACATGAGTTAGACGCAGTGCGGGGTGTAACCGTAAGTGAGCGTACAGTACGAGGAAGGTTCGAAGAAGCTGGTTTGGGATCATTTGTGCTCGATGTAAATCATCGTAGAAACAGGTTAACTATTGCTCAGGAACATCGACTTTGGAACGCGGACCAATGA